Genomic window (Deltaproteobacteria bacterium):
GACGGGGCGAACCCCTCTGGCTGATAACCCGGATTGAGGTGGTACACCGCTGGTAAGCCACGGTAATTCTCGTCAAAGTCCAGTCCATAGCCCACCAGGAACCCGCGCGGGATATCGAATCCAACGTAATCGACTTCTATTGGTACCTCTCTGCGCTCCTTCTTGTCGATCAGGCAACAGATCCTGACCGAGGCCGGATTGTGCAGCTTCAGCACCTCTTTAAGGTATTTGAGTGTATAACCTGTATCTACTATATCCTCTACAACCAGGACATCCTTGTCCTTAATGTCAAGCTCTATGTCCTTAGTAAAGCTTATCTGGCCCGATGGCTCCGTCTGAGAACCATAGCTGGCCAGGCGTACAAAGTCGATCTGCAGGGGATTCCTGATGTGCCGTACGAGATCCGCCATGAAAATAAAGGCCCCGTTAAGAATACCGATGAGCACCATGGGACGTCCGTGGTAATCTCTGGAAATTTGTTCCCCTAACTCATTTACTCTGGTCTTAATGGTTTCAGATGACAAGACCTCCTGAAGCTGATCTTTATTATCCAAGATTTAATCTCCTCTCTTAGTCTTCTTTGACAACCTGCTTTTATAAATTAACTTACATTCGAGTTGTTTGCCAGTACCGGCTTAGAAAGCATAGAGGCCAATTTCCTTATGCCAATTTTTGAATATACATGCAAGAAGTGTAACAAGGTTTTCGAAACTCTTGTGCTTTCATCCGGGTCTATCAAGGGGATTCAATGTCCCGAATGCGGATCAGGGGAAGTGCAGAAGATGCTGTCGAGCTTTAGCTGTGGTTCAGCGAATCAGGGACCCGGCGGCCTAAGTGGCGAATCGAGTTGCGCCTCTACACGATTTCAGTGAACTTGACATTTCCAGCCGTCGGCTGGTCAATCGGAAATTCTCAGGTATAAAAATCATCCCCAGGCTTCCACATTGCTTCTTGTAAATTCAGGGCATACCTCTTACATTCTTGCCGTTGACTTTGCTGTCCGTTTCAACAGAGTTCAAGCAAATCACCAGGGAGGTCAGGCTTTTTATGCTACAGATAGAAGATCTTTGGG
Coding sequences:
- a CDS encoding FmdB family transcriptional regulator encodes the protein MPIFEYTCKKCNKVFETLVLSSGSIKGIQCPECGSGEVQKMLSSFSCGSANQGPGGLSGESSCASTRFQ
- the hpt gene encoding hypoxanthine phosphoribosyltransferase, with translation MDNKDQLQEVLSSETIKTRVNELGEQISRDYHGRPMVLIGILNGAFIFMADLVRHIRNPLQIDFVRLASYGSQTEPSGQISFTKDIELDIKDKDVLVVEDIVDTGYTLKYLKEVLKLHNPASVRICCLIDKKERREVPIEVDYVGFDIPRGFLVGYGLDFDENYRGLPAVYHLNPGYQPEGFAPSDR